The genomic region CACTCCTCACAGCACAGCCGCAAGAGCCGATGGAACTTGATGAAATCTGGTCGTTCGTGTTGCGCCGTAAGAGTAAACGGTGGGTTTGGCTGGCGATGTGTCGCCGCACTCGCCAAATCGTAGCCTATGCTATCGGCGATCGTGGCCGAAAGACTTGCCGTATTCTGCGGGAGCGTATTCCCGAGGCGTACAAGACAAGCTTAATGTTCACGGACTTCTGGGACGCCTACCAAACCGTTCTGCCTGACGAGCAGCATGTTATCACAGACAAGGGCGATGGTGAAACCAATCACATCGAACGGTTCAATAATGTGCTGCGCCAGCGGCTGGCTCGGTTCGTGCGGCGAACCCTGTCGTTCTCCAAAATCGACACGATGCATGACAATTGCCTGAGGCTGTTTTTGCACGAGTACAATCTGCTCATCAAGAATAGCACATGAAATCAGACTATACTAGGCCACTACCAAATATTCTATCTCATTGGTTATGAGCGACGCGAACGGCCAAGCAAGGTCTAACCGGGTATCCACTGCCACAATCTCCTCAGAAACGCCTCTAAACTTCGGCGCTCGTCGCGCCGGAAGCAAGCAAAAGCCATTCCAGCGCGCCCCACGGGAAAGGCCAATCCGAGACTTCAATCTGGATATTGATCGTGTCTGCATCAATCACCGACGCATCCCACCAACGCCAGCTTCGATCCTCATCCTCGGGACGAAACCAGTACACCCATCCATCCACCGACCATGCGTCCATCATCTCCGGCGTGTGAGCCTGCTCAGACACACACTGCGACACAAACCACGACGGCAATATCGTCAGCCATTCTTCATCCGTTGGCCATCCCGCGTCATGGCCCATCACAATCCGCAGCGTCTCCCGAACCTTCTCCAAAACCTCGTGCGCATTCCCTGGACACGCCACGATCACTGTGACCAAGCCGAACTCGCCCGGCGTCTCGTCAGGCAGCCGAATGCTATCGAGCCTTACTCGTTCGAGCTTTGCGCTAATCATCGCGGCTTCTCCCGAAATTCGGCGGTCTCACGAACAGCCTCGGATGGTAGTGCTCTTCCACATACCGAGCGATCGCAAAGCGCTCCTCCAGCGTTATCTCCACGCGAAAATCCACCCACATTTCGGTCGTTTCGAACAGCTCGCTCGCCTCCACGGAGTCGTCAATAAACTGGCGTATCGTGACATCCCGTTGTTTTGTTGGATCAAGCTTCAGAGGCCGGAATTCATTCTTCGCTGCCGGAAAACTCGTTTTGAGACGCGCCTGACCAAGCAGCCAGCCCGCGAGTTCGGAGCAGATCAAATGCGCCGTCTTACGACCATACTTCTGGATAATTGCCATCAGCAATGGGGATGTTTGGTGATTTTCTTCATAATCAACAATATCTCGGATGAGTGCGTGCATGATCGCCTACGGGATGTTCATGTACCGACGAAGAAACTCGATGTATTTCACCGGCTCCGAATCAAAAATCTCCGGCCCGCCGCCCATGTAAGCGCGCGCCAGTTCGTCCTTGGCGCGCGATTCATTTCCGAGTTCCAACTGCGCCTCACGCAGCCGCAGATGGATGAACGGATTCCCGAGTCCTCCAGGGCAGGTGATTGCATCCGTAAAGGCTTCCCGAGCGCGCTCATAATTTTGCATTTGATAGTAAGAATCGCCAATCGCCGACAAGATCCACGTCGTCTCTTCCCATGCCTCCGCAGGCTGCGGAACGGCCTGGATCGCTTTTATATATTGTACGAGCGCCCCATGAAAATCGTTCTGATCGAACAGAACATTCCCCTGCTCGCAAATTAATCCGATACTCGTTTTCCAATCGTTATTCATGTCGATTGCAGCTCCAATCCTCGCAGCCGCGCTCTACTTTAAAAACTGCGCAAAATTCGTCTGCACGATCATGTCCGCGAAATCGTCGGCGGTCAGCGTCACCGCGCGTTCTTTCGCGACGACTTGATTACGCTCCCACATCCCCTGGATAGAGCCATCAAGTGACTCGCCCAGACGCAGCGTCGTCCGGATCGTCGTGCGCCAGTCGGGACCACCGCCATAAACTTTCTGCACGATCTCCCGCATCGCCTCCTGCTTCTCCAGACACAGTTCTCCGATGCAGTCCAGCACATAGGCGTGCAGCAGCATCAACAGCGGCGCCTGTGCGCCAGCGGTTGCCGTCGGCGCCGAAGGGGATTTCTTGCGAGAAAACAAAGAAGACAACAATGACATGGGAGGCTCCAATCAATACGGTATTTCGTCTACGATATCACAATTCCTACTTGCGCGTCTCTTCCGGGCGTGGTTCAAATTTCAGGCAGGCAGACATATATTACCATTAGCAAGCCATAGGCTTGGCTTATCTCGCCTCAACGGAGATGAATATTGACATCTTCGGCTGAAAGTTCTGCTCGTGAAGCGCCAAGATCCCGAAAAATGGCAACACCAAAGGCGTAAACGATCAATTTTTGGCGTTTGAATGGATTTCTATGCTTACCTACCTGAACTTTGAATTGCACTCGACTCTTCCCCAGCCGGCGTCAGCCGCCACAATCGCACGCTTCCGTCCTGCGATGCCGCCGCCAGCAGCCTCCCGTGCGGGGAAATCGACAGGGCATTGATTTGCGCGTCACTATTCGTCTTGATCGTCGTCACCAAATGGCGGGTTTTGACGAGCCAGAGCTTGATCAGCGCATGGTTGTTTTTATCGAGATCATCGGACGCAAGGTATTCGCCGAGCGGCGAAAAGGCGACGGCGTGGGCATCGCTCTGAAGCGGCAGTCGATACTTCCGCTTGCCGATTGTGTCAAGCAATCCGATAAAATCTCCCGCTACCGCAAGAAGTCTCCCCATGGGCGCAAACGCGACTTGGACCGGAGCGCCCTCGGAGACAGGAAATAGATCGGCCATTGTCCGCCGCGCCGTCAAATCTCGTATTTTGATTTGGGATGTATCTCCATCCCAATCTCCACCCCCTCCGGCAACAACGCCGCCGTCCGGTGAAAAGCTCAGTGATGTCACACTGTCCGCGTTTTCAAACGTGGTGATCAGCCGATACGCACCGGTCTTCATATCCCAAATGATAATCTGCGGAGGCTGCTGCCGTTCGACATCCCCAGTTCCCAGGGCGACGCTGCCCCCATTCGGCGCAATGGCGAAGCAGATGATCGTAAGATGCTTCGGATTGGGCGCGCTCTTTAGCACCCCATGCGTTTTGACATCCCAGATCCGCAGCGTCCGTGGGGTATCCGAATCATCAAGGCTCAAAATACGCGAGCCGTCACCCAGAAACGCGACCTGAGTAAATCCATAGCGTTTCTCAATCCGCCACACCAATTTCCTCGACACGAGATTCCAAAGCGCCATGCCGCCTGCGCCATCATCTCCATACGCCGCCACGAGCAGTTTCCCATCCGGCGAAAACGCGAGTGAAGAAACACCCTGAGGATGATGCATCGTCCAGACCAGATACTGTCCCGCCGGAGACTGCGCTCCCGAAGCGATCGGACACGCAAGACCCCACGCCAACAACACGATCGCCAATTTCATTCGCACGGCTCCTCCCAACATCACTCATTCTTGTTCAACGATTACATTCTGGCAGTCAAAATCGTTGACGGCGCGCGTTATGCAGGTAACGCTGTAAAAAAAGGCATCTGAGCGAATAGATACCTTTAGCTTTCTTTGCGCGAGAAGCGCCTGCTCGTCCGTCAGCATCACAAACCACGCACGCAATTATTCTACAAGCAAGGCGGGCGCCACTTCATCCGGCATAGACCGCGCTCGCTCTCAGACTTCCAGCTCGTATTTCTTCACCACGCTCAAAAGACGATCCTCGCACTTGTGCGAGCCAATTTGAGTCTTCTGATCCTATACCAAGATCTGTACGGAAAAATTTCGAGATCGCGACCCAATTCACCAACAAGGTCTTATTCGCCTACAGCGGCGCTATAGCAATTGTCTGGTTAATGTATTTCAAACAACGCCGGTGGAAATGACACTCAATGAGGACTTTCGATGAAGCGATGGCTCCGGTCACGATCCTCGCAGGCGCGCCAGATCCCGCAGCGGCGGCGCGCCGTATAATCGGCGGTATTCGCGGCTGAACTGGGACGGGCTTTCGTAACCAACTTGCAGTCCGGCGGTCGCGGCGTCCAGGTCTTCCCGCAGCATCAGTCGGCGGGCGGCCTCCAGACGCAGATGCTTCTGATATTGAAGCGGACTCATCGCCGTCACGGCTTTGAAATGACGGTGCAGACCCGCCGGGCTCATATTTGCCTCCCGCGCGATGTCGTCAATATGCACGGGTTTGTCGAAGTGCCGTCCCAGCCAATCAATCGCCCGCGCGATCCGCTGGGTCTGACTGTTTTCCAAAGCGATCTGGCAGAGCCGCGCGCCATGCTCACCTCGCAGCAGCCGATAGTAGATCTCCCGGATCGCCATTGGGGCCAGAATGGGAATATCGTCCGGCGTCTCCAGCAGACGCAGCAGACGCACCACGGCGCCCAGCAGCGAACCGTCAATCGGACTGACGGCCACGCCGCGCCCGGACGCCGCCGCCTTTCCCATCTTCCGGTCCGCCTCCACGATCAGCGCGCCGATCTCCCCGGCGTCCAGATCCAGCCGCATGCTCAAACACGGCTTCTCCGGCGTCGCCTCCATCACCTCCGCAAACAACGGCAGGTCCACGGACATCAGTAGGCAATGCGCCGTATCATACACATAAGTCTCATCCGCCAGGGTCACCCGCTTCCGCCCCTGCGCCACCACGCATAACGACGGCTGGAACAAGCCCGAAACCGGCCGGAACGCCCCGGACACCGGCAGCGACGGCTCCGAAAGTCGATACAGACTCAGCGGCCCGATTGCCGTCGGAAACGCCCCATCCCCGTTCGTAAAGCGCTCGATCAGCGCCGCAAGCTCTTCTTGTGGTGTGAGTGGTGGTGTCATTGTGCTTCTCTTGGGATTCGCCCGTTCCATATTACCAGCATCGCCTCCGTTCACAAGACCTTTGAGAGAATCGTGCAAGAATTTGCGAGGATCCGGTTACACGCCACGACGGCCTTAGCTCCATAATCCACTGTATCGAATTCGAAGGAGAGCGCCATGAAATACAAACTGTTAGGACGCAGCGGACTGCGCGTTTCGGAGATTTGTCTGGGAACAATGACCTTCGGGGAAGACTGGGGCTGGGGCGCGTCCAAGGACGAGAGCCAGGCGGTTTTCGACGCCTTTGTTTCTGCAGGCGGAAACTTCATCGACACCGCCAATCTCTACACAAACGGCAGCAGCGAGAAGATCACCGGCGAGCTGATCGCGCATGACCGGGATCGCTTCGTCCTCGCGACCAAGTTCTCGCTGCAGGACACTCCCGGCGCGCCCGCGAACGCTGGCAATCCCAACGCGGCGGGCAACCACCGCAAAAACCTACGTCGGTCCGTCGAAGGCAGCTTGAAGCGGCTCGGCACGGATTATATCGACCTGCTCTGGCTGCACGCCTGGGACTTCACCACACCGGTCGAGGAAGTGATGCAGTCGCTCGACGATCTCGTGCGGGCAGGCAAAGTGAACTACGTCGGCGTCTCGGACACACCTGCGTGGATCGTCTCGCAGGCCAACACCCTTGCCGAGCTGCGCGGGTGGTCGCCGTTTGTCGCCCTGCAAATCGAGTACAGCCTGATTGAGCGGACGCCCGAGCGCGACTTAATCCCCATGGCGAACGCCCTGGGGCTCAGCGTCACCCCTTGGTCGCCCCTCGGGATGGGAGTGCTCACCGGCAAGTATAACGACTCAACACAGCAGGCCGGAACCCGCCTCGGCGCGGCCGATGGGAATTTCGGAGACAACCAGTTTGCGAGTATCCTGTCCGAGCGCAACCTCGCCATCGCGCGGACCGTATCGGACGTCGCCGCCGAAATCGGCAAAACCCCATCCCAGGTCGCCCTCGCCTGGCTGCTGGCGCAAGGTCCCAGCGTCATTCCCATCATCGGCACGCGTAAAGTCCACCAGCTCGTCGACAACCTCGGCAGCGTGGACATTACCCTCACCGCCGACCAGCTCGCGACGCTCGACGCCGCCAGCAAAATCGAGCTCGGCTTCCCGCACGACATGATCGCCTCCCCTATGGTCCGCAGCTTCGTCACCGCCGGCAACGACGACGCCATCGTCAAGCGATAAACCACGCAATCGCCGTCAAGCAATCTCCAGACACGCAGCAAAGCTAGCCGCCTTGCTGCGTGTTTGGATTCTCGCTCCATGAGAATTGCGGACAATCTCTTGCCCTCTTACTCCGTGGTGTGTTCCCGAGCGCTTACCTGATGGTAATATGAGGCGTCAAAGCAAGGAAGAGGCCATGACCAACATCAGCGCCGCTTGGGCTCGCATCGATATTTGGCTTAGCCGCAACGCGCCCCAGATCCTCGCAGGCATGGCGTCCGGCGCTTCGGAGGACGAGGTCGCCGCCGCCGAACAAGAGATGGGAATAATCGTTCCCGATGACGTACGCGAACGGTTGGAGACGAAAAGATGAAGCGCAGAAGAGAATTGGATAAAGTGATCGAAACGGGAGACGCCGTACGGCTATCAGCTCTACTGCAAGCCGGAGGCGATAACGAAGAGCACAATCACCTCGGCTGGACACCGCTGATGTCGACGGCGTACAAAGGCAACCTCAATGCAATGCGCGCCCTGATCTCCGCCGGCGCGGATCGATATACTCTAACCCGAGACGGAGAGTGCGCCCTGCACATCGCAGCTCGTGGCGGCCAGGCGGACGCAATCCGTTACCTTATCAGCTTGGGGCTAAATGTGAACGCTACAGACCATTATGGAGAAGTCACGCCGTTGCACATCGCAGCAGCAGGGTCAAGGCATGACATCGCCTCGGAAGCCTGCGCCGCGCTCCTGGATGCTGGAGCTAAAATCGACGCGCGAAACAAAGACGGCGCTACACCACTTTACTTTGCGTCTCTCAGTATGCGCGAAAAAGTCAGTAGGTTTCTTGTAAGCCGCGGCGCGGACACAAACGTCCGCGCTTCAAAGGGCCGAACCGCACTCATCACGGTCACCAAACTGGCGATGAAACCGGAAACCGCATCACTACTCGTAGAGATTGGAGCCGAACTCGATATTCAAGACGACGATGGCTGCACCGCCCTGATTTACGCCGCACGCCACACAACCATCGGCTTTTTGGACATCCTAATAAACGCCGGCGCGAACCCACTCCTCCAAAATAACGAAGGCAAAACCGCGCTGGACATCGCGGAGGAAATTGCGCGAACGTCAAGCAGCGGTCACTCGGAAACCATCGCCATTCTGCGCAGAGCGATGATATAAGATGCGCTCCCGCTCACGATGTTACTAAAGTATCGTCCGCCCAGTATAATGGTTGTATGACCACGCAAGAATTACTGCTCGGCGAACCACAGACATTGCGCAAGCGCCTGATCCGTCTGGCGCAGATGTGGACGGCCTTCGTCCTGATTCATCTGTTCTTCCGATTTGTATTTCACTATGATCGCCTCGAAACCACGCTCATCTTCATGGTGGGCGCCCTGTTGATTTTCCGAATCGCTCCGCCGAAATAGCATCGCCTACCCTTCGCACAAACAATAACCCATGAAAAAATATCTGGCAGCGCAAAAGACGGCGCACTCGCAGGCTCTGCTTCCCTACGAAAGCATCTTCGGCAGCCGCGTTACTCTGCCCGCTCGTTTGGGAGTAGCCGCCCTGGCGGCGGGGGCGTTTGGCGCTTCTCTCGCCTGGATCAGCAGCGTCTATGACATGCCCTTCGGCGCCATCCAGGGTCTGATCACCGCTCTGATTGGCATTCACGCCTTTGCCATGGCGACAGCCCACGAACAAGCGCCGGCAAAACTCAGGCGTCACGGTCTGCTTGGCTCTCCGGAAACCCGATCCGTTCGTATCACCGTCTCCACCTTGTCGGCCGCGCTCGTGAGCGCTCCCACGGCGTGGGACACCCTCACGCACCGTCACCCCTTCATCCCGGCGCTCTATTCGCTCTCACTCTGCATCGGTCTCTACTGTTATTACGCCGCCACCATGAACGATCACAGCAGCAAGAATAGCGACATCCTTGGCGATCCCGGCACGCTGCGCAGCCGCCTCAGGCATACCGGACTGCTGCTTGCTATCTACGCTGTTCTTTTCGGCGGCATTTGGCTCACCACCCGCCAGTCCATCGTCCCATCGTACGTTATCATCCCATGTGTGATGAGTGGCGTCTACTGGACATTTTATAAAACGAAATAGCCATTCGCGCATAAAAACGACGCACGCACGTTCCGAATGCCCTCACTCCTCCAACTCCATAGCCTTCGTATTCCCATGGCTCACGCTAGCCAGTCCTGACGTAATCCCGTGAACCATGCCCACGCTGCGATCGCGTTTGCGGCGTCGCCGGCTCGAAAGAATACGGCCAGTCCAAAACGTTTCTCACGTTTGCCGTCTTCGCCAGACAAAGCACATATCTCCAGCGAAACGTGCGCCGTAAATCGCCCTCTTAAGGCGATAAAGCGGCTTACCGAGTGCGTGATCATCCGTGCGCCGTGGATAAGAAGCCCTCAATTTCCGCCTTCGCTCGCTCTGCGGATTCTGGAGTTTTGAATATGGCGAGTAGGATTTGCGCGTTCTTTCGGTCTGCGTCGCCCGGTATTTTCAATTCAAGTTGGTAGAGCTTGCTTCCCAATCGCCCTGCGGAAAAGAGCGAGTCCGCCAACAGTGGGCGTTCGGGTTCGCTTCCGATCTGAAACGTTCTGGGACTTCGGCGGATGCAAAATGGCTGATGCGTCTTTCCGCTGGCGAAGATCTGCCTGGCCAAAAGATATCCCAGCGGTACTGCAACGCCGTAACAGATAAGCTGTGGAAGCAGCACGGACAGCGGCGCCTGGAAATATTTGTGCTGATAGAGATAATAGAGCGGGGCGAACGTGTAAAAGACAGCCAGAATGATCCGCTTGTTGCGGGTGTCCTTCTCATAATACGGCTGCGTCGCCCGCAGGCTCTCACCATCGATTATCATTTCCAAATATTCAACGGTCACATCCTCTTGCCCCGCTTTCGGCGCGGGCGGCCACAGATTGCTCATCGCGTTTTCTCCTGATAGCTTTCTTTCCATCTATCAGACATCTGAATGAGCGTTTCCTTCTCAAACCGTCCCGTGGCGGCGATAGTATCAATAATACAATGAAGAAATCAACACGAATACAAGCCGCGCAGGAGACGCTGGCGATTTTTGAGGCGGGGCGTTACACGGCGCCGTCGGGGCGGGTGGTGGAGGTCCGGGACGCGCAGGCGGCGGCGATGGCGGGAACACGGCTGTACTTGCCGTCGGACTTTCCCGATCCGCTCCCATTGTACGCGAAGCGCATTGGAGCGACGGTGATTGAGGTGACGGCGGAGACGACGCTGGAGGCCGCGCGCCGCCTCGCGCCGTCCAATCCCATGGCGCTCAACTTCGCCTCGGCCAAGAACCCCGGCGGCGGTTTCCTCAATGGCAGCCAGGCGCAGGAAGAATCGCTCGCGCGGTCATCGGGACTGTATCCCTGCCTCCTGCATGGCCGCCCCATGTACGATTATCACCGCCAGCTGGGCACATGCCTGTACTCGGACCACATGATCTACTCACCCGATGTCCCCGTAATCCGCGAGGACGAAGGCGCACTGCTGGACACTCCGTACACAATGTCGTTTCTCACGTCTTCAGCAGTCAACGCCGGTGCGCTCTATCGAAATGAGCCGCACAATATCTCCCAGATACAACCGACGATGGCGGAACGACTGCGTAAAGTCCTCTGGCTGGCCTCGGAACACGGCCACAACACCTTGATCCTCGGCGCATGGGGCTGCGGCGTCTTCAGAAACGATCCCGCCATGATCGCCGGCCTCTTCGCCGAAGCCCTCGGCCCCGGCGCCCCCTTCGATCGCTGCTTTGCACACGTCACCTACGCGGTCTATGACGGCAGCGAAAACCAGGAAGTCATCCGCGCCTTTCAAACCCGCCTGAGCTGATAGAAGCATGCCTCACGAACAGGCGCAAATGCCTGGCGAATCGAAGACGCCCGGCACGGGGCTAAGATTGTTCGGACTCCCGCAGAAGTTTCGCTTCATATGCTCGGCGCTGCGCCAATTCTTCGTCGCTCATTCGCCATTGGTTCGGCAGCGCGGGGTCCAGCTCGTATGGCTCGGAGTAGTAAGGGACGCCCGACATATCGACAAACACCGCGACCAGCGACACCGCGCCCTCATAACGCCGATCGGCTATGAGATCGCAGAGCCGCTGGCGGCACAGCTTAAACTCGCAATCTTTACCCGGGCGCAGCCAGAATGGAAACGCCGGTCCGGCGAGGACAATCCCCTTGGCCCCGGGCGCGAATTGCAGCGGCAGGATCTCGCCGCTTGGCAGCGCAATCCCCGCCTGCTGAAGCAGAAAGGGACTGAGCTTCGCGCTCGCCAGTGGACATACCCATTCCTCGACCAGGTTATCGTCAGCCGCCACATACATCCCGCGACTGATCTGAACGCGGATATCGTCGCTTCGGTCGAAAGGATTCTTGTTCCACATCAGTAATTTTCACCGTTCCAACGGACATTCAAATCCCCGCGAACCTCGCACGCCAGAACAGAAGACTGGGACGGATTAGGTATGACGCAATAACATCTCGCGGAATTTTCGACCTGGCGTATCCAGCGTCGCCGACCTCTCAAAAATGACCGTTGTTTCAAGATTCGAGGGGTCGAAACAGATTTCCTCCCACACCCGATCTCCGGGATCACGCTCAGCACTAAACAACAAATCACTCAAAAGCACCAACATAAAGACGTTATTGCCGGTCCGCGAATCCAATATCGAAAAACAGGCAGATTCACCGGCCATTCTCAGTGCGATTCCTGGTATAAGGTTAGATGGATCTTTCAGCCGTTCGCGGCTGAGGGATCCCCACCCTCATTCGCCAACTCACTCCATGTTTACGCCGAGCAGCCTTGCACATGCAGCCTCAGGCAGTCCGGGCACAGGAAAAAGTAGAGCGCGTCTTCGCGGATAAAAAACGTCTCGCCGGTTAGAAAATGTCCTCCCTGGAACTTCTCCTGGCCAATCCCCGCGATATAATCCATCTCGTGGCGCGCCAGCCGCAGCGCAGGTTCGTCTTTTCGCCTTCTCGCACCAAACGCAGCCGAGCACAGTTCCATATCAGTGTCACAGCCAGCGCCAATCGAACCGGCCGGCCCCCTGCTCCAGCACCGCAACACGCTCGCCTTGGCGCAGCAGCGCTTCCTTTACCGCGTCATTCGCGCCAAGCATCCGGTGACCAGTCACGAATATGGCGTAGTTGACTTCGCAGCCAAATGGAATATACGCCCAGCCGATCTCTTCAATCCATTTCGGCGCGGATTCCGTCATATACAATTCTTTGCTGGGGTAGGAATAATAATGTATCTCTCCATTCGGATGATACACCGTATGAGACTTTAGTGGAACGCGCTGCAAAATCTGCGGCGGCGTCGACGCTGGGTAAGCAAAGCTGAAGTTGTCGTCATATCGGCCGATATTGTCCTTCAGGATCTCCTGCATTTCCGGAAGCAGCCAGAGGCGGCTGGCCTCAGGCGTAGCTAGAAAATCGTCCAGCGCGTCTTCGTCTGGATATCGCCGATTGAGATCCGCCAGTAAATCAGGCGCCCGGTCGAGATAACTCCACAGCGGGCCGGCCCCATACCACAACGGCGTGTCGGCGACATGCGCCAGCGCCGTTTCCAAATTACCGCGCGTGGACCGCATCAAACAATGTGGGAACTTTGCAATGGGAGGATCCAGCGTCCCAAGAAATCGCAGCATTGTCTGATCTTCCCACGAGATCGATGAATCATTGCTTTTCATTGCATTACTTTGGAGTTGATGGGGAATAGCTTCTGTCGCGAACTCAGTCGCCGGAGCACCCTTCGATGTAGTATTCGGTGGGCGTCTCTCCCGTAAACAGCACCAGATAAACGGCGCTCCACCGGCCGTACAGATTGCAGTCGTAAAGCCGTAAGCCCCCGCCGTTGTCCGGCGACA from Capsulimonas corticalis harbors:
- a CDS encoding IS1 family transposase, encoding MELDEIWSFVLRRKSKRWVWLAMCRRTRQIVAYAIGDRGRKTCRILRERIPEAYKTSLMFTDFWDAYQTVLPDEQHVITDKGDGETNHIERFNNVLRQRLARFVRRTLSFSKIDTMHDNCLRLFLHEYNLLIKNST
- a CDS encoding tetratricopeptide repeat protein, translated to MNNDWKTSIGLICEQGNVLFDQNDFHGALVQYIKAIQAVPQPAEAWEETTWILSAIGDSYYQMQNYERAREAFTDAITCPGGLGNPFIHLRLREAQLELGNESRAKDELARAYMGGGPEIFDSEPVKYIEFLRRYMNIP
- a CDS encoding WD40 repeat domain-containing protein, whose amino-acid sequence is MKLAIVLLAWGLACPIASGAQSPAGQYLVWTMHHPQGVSSLAFSPDGKLLVAAYGDDGAGGMALWNLVSRKLVWRIEKRYGFTQVAFLGDGSRILSLDDSDTPRTLRIWDVKTHGVLKSAPNPKHLTIICFAIAPNGGSVALGTGDVERQQPPQIIIWDMKTGAYRLITTFENADSVTSLSFSPDGGVVAGGGGDWDGDTSQIKIRDLTARRTMADLFPVSEGAPVQVAFAPMGRLLAVAGDFIGLLDTIGKRKYRLPLQSDAHAVAFSPLGEYLASDDLDKNNHALIKLWLVKTRHLVTTIKTNSDAQINALSISPHGRLLAAASQDGSVRLWRLTPAGEESSAIQSSGR
- a CDS encoding AraC family transcriptional regulator, with translation MTPPLTPQEELAALIERFTNGDGAFPTAIGPLSLYRLSEPSLPVSGAFRPVSGLFQPSLCVVAQGRKRVTLADETYVYDTAHCLLMSVDLPLFAEVMEATPEKPCLSMRLDLDAGEIGALIVEADRKMGKAAASGRGVAVSPIDGSLLGAVVRLLRLLETPDDIPILAPMAIREIYYRLLRGEHGARLCQIALENSQTQRIARAIDWLGRHFDKPVHIDDIAREANMSPAGLHRHFKAVTAMSPLQYQKHLRLEAARRLMLREDLDAATAGLQVGYESPSQFSREYRRLYGAPPLRDLARLRGS
- a CDS encoding aldo/keto reductase; amino-acid sequence: MKYKLLGRSGLRVSEICLGTMTFGEDWGWGASKDESQAVFDAFVSAGGNFIDTANLYTNGSSEKITGELIAHDRDRFVLATKFSLQDTPGAPANAGNPNAAGNHRKNLRRSVEGSLKRLGTDYIDLLWLHAWDFTTPVEEVMQSLDDLVRAGKVNYVGVSDTPAWIVSQANTLAELRGWSPFVALQIEYSLIERTPERDLIPMANALGLSVTPWSPLGMGVLTGKYNDSTQQAGTRLGAADGNFGDNQFASILSERNLAIARTVSDVAAEIGKTPSQVALAWLLAQGPSVIPIIGTRKVHQLVDNLGSVDITLTADQLATLDAASKIELGFPHDMIASPMVRSFVTAGNDDAIVKR
- a CDS encoding ankyrin repeat domain-containing protein produces the protein MKRRRELDKVIETGDAVRLSALLQAGGDNEEHNHLGWTPLMSTAYKGNLNAMRALISAGADRYTLTRDGECALHIAARGGQADAIRYLISLGLNVNATDHYGEVTPLHIAAAGSRHDIASEACAALLDAGAKIDARNKDGATPLYFASLSMREKVSRFLVSRGADTNVRASKGRTALITVTKLAMKPETASLLVEIGAELDIQDDDGCTALIYAARHTTIGFLDILINAGANPLLQNNEGKTALDIAEEIARTSSSGHSETIAILRRAMI
- a CDS encoding TIGR02452 family protein yields the protein MKKSTRIQAAQETLAIFEAGRYTAPSGRVVEVRDAQAAAMAGTRLYLPSDFPDPLPLYAKRIGATVIEVTAETTLEAARRLAPSNPMALNFASAKNPGGGFLNGSQAQEESLARSSGLYPCLLHGRPMYDYHRQLGTCLYSDHMIYSPDVPVIREDEGALLDTPYTMSFLTSSAVNAGALYRNEPHNISQIQPTMAERLRKVLWLASEHGHNTLILGAWGCGVFRNDPAMIAGLFAEALGPGAPFDRCFAHVTYAVYDGSENQEVIRAFQTRLS